The Streptomyces sp. NBC_01426 genome includes a region encoding these proteins:
- a CDS encoding DEAD/DEAH box helicase translates to MTDTRTAPPLRPHQREALARAVEELTPRSPAEAPAGGLRTQVIMATGSGKTLVAVQAAEQVGGDRVLVLVPSLDLLDQTARAWRDGGSTGAFVGVSSLDSHETGFPHTTDPHTLVRLTAHGSVIVFATYASLGNGILEAAHESGLSPWGLIVVDEAHRTSGRAGKPWAVVHDNARIPAAARLYMTATPRIWAAGDGDDEDGEELVASMTDDPDGLFGRVAYRLPLDTAIEAGIVAPYQVVVVDVQDHQLNAATLAAGQDSDAVRGLRLGALQAATLKAAEEEGLRRVLSFHQRVSEAEAFAVGLPEKARDLRHQDDEPAPSEDTGVWAQWLHGEHKPAHRRNVLTQFAAGLTDSGQDARLSLIASVKVLGEGVDTRECEGVIFCDVRGSMPDLVQAVGRALRMHPGEGKMATLLVPAFLATGESTESMLTSPAYAGLAKLLAALRAHDARIEQLTNPGNPHPARTDTPGPGPADRDGAPDDEQTTVSAPARELLRFSKPRDAHQLASFVQLRVLNPERVQWRRGLQAAQRYRAEHEDLRVPYGLRTPNDWSPAGFPLGVWIADCRRHYKAGNLDGGRVVQLEKLGMLWNLFDARFDEGLAAAAAWAAESSVGLAAPVDADLDGYPVGRWLKNQRAAARRTKAPLSAERRTALAEIDPDWCPEWSIDWQRAFRLARHHVSTGGSLGAGILVEDGEGLGRWAAAQRKEFGMLSGKQQTMLTTLGITPAPAPAKRTREEMWAHNLRAAAQYRARIGTLDVPRSHTEEVDGEAVRLGAWISQQRARAGKLSAQRVEELSALGMRWS, encoded by the coding sequence ATGACCGACACCCGCACCGCTCCTCCGCTGCGCCCTCACCAGCGCGAGGCCCTGGCCCGCGCGGTCGAGGAACTCACCCCCCGCTCCCCCGCCGAGGCCCCGGCCGGCGGCCTGCGCACCCAGGTCATCATGGCCACGGGCAGCGGCAAGACCCTCGTCGCCGTACAAGCCGCCGAACAGGTCGGCGGGGACCGCGTCCTGGTCCTGGTCCCCTCCCTGGACCTCCTCGACCAGACCGCCCGCGCCTGGCGGGACGGCGGCAGCACCGGCGCCTTCGTCGGGGTGTCCTCTCTCGACTCCCACGAGACCGGCTTCCCGCACACCACCGACCCCCACACCCTGGTACGGCTCACCGCGCACGGGAGCGTCATCGTCTTCGCGACGTACGCCTCCCTCGGCAACGGGATCCTGGAAGCCGCCCACGAAAGCGGCCTGTCACCCTGGGGCCTGATCGTGGTGGACGAGGCGCACCGCACCAGCGGCCGGGCGGGCAAGCCCTGGGCCGTCGTCCACGACAACGCCCGCATCCCGGCCGCCGCGCGCCTCTACATGACCGCCACCCCCCGCATCTGGGCCGCGGGCGACGGCGACGACGAGGACGGCGAAGAACTCGTCGCCTCCATGACCGACGACCCCGACGGCCTGTTCGGCCGCGTCGCCTACCGCCTGCCGCTGGACACCGCGATCGAGGCCGGAATCGTCGCGCCGTACCAGGTAGTGGTCGTGGACGTGCAAGACCACCAACTGAACGCTGCGACGCTGGCCGCCGGCCAGGACTCCGACGCCGTACGCGGGCTGCGGCTCGGCGCCCTCCAGGCGGCCACCCTCAAGGCCGCCGAGGAAGAAGGCCTGCGCCGGGTCCTCAGCTTCCACCAGCGGGTGTCCGAGGCCGAGGCATTCGCCGTCGGCCTGCCCGAAAAAGCCCGCGACCTCCGCCACCAGGACGACGAACCGGCGCCCTCCGAGGACACCGGTGTCTGGGCGCAGTGGCTGCACGGCGAGCACAAGCCGGCCCACCGGCGCAACGTCCTCACCCAGTTCGCGGCTGGCCTGACCGACAGCGGACAAGACGCCCGGCTCTCCCTCATCGCCAGCGTGAAGGTCCTCGGCGAGGGCGTCGACACCCGGGAATGCGAGGGCGTGATCTTCTGCGACGTGCGCGGCTCGATGCCGGACCTGGTTCAGGCCGTCGGCCGCGCCCTGCGGATGCACCCCGGCGAGGGCAAGATGGCCACCCTCCTCGTGCCGGCCTTCCTCGCCACCGGCGAGTCCACGGAGTCGATGCTCACCTCCCCCGCGTACGCGGGCCTGGCCAAGCTCCTCGCCGCGCTGCGCGCCCACGACGCCCGCATCGAGCAACTCACCAACCCGGGCAACCCGCACCCCGCACGCACCGACACCCCCGGGCCCGGGCCCGCCGACCGCGACGGCGCCCCGGACGACGAGCAGACCACCGTGAGCGCCCCGGCCCGCGAGCTCCTGCGGTTCTCGAAGCCCCGCGACGCCCACCAGCTGGCCAGCTTCGTCCAGTTGCGAGTCCTCAACCCCGAGCGAGTGCAGTGGCGTCGCGGACTCCAGGCCGCCCAGCGCTACCGCGCCGAACACGAGGACCTCCGCGTCCCGTACGGCCTCCGGACCCCCAACGACTGGTCCCCCGCCGGCTTCCCGCTCGGCGTCTGGATCGCCGACTGCCGCCGCCACTACAAAGCCGGCAACCTCGACGGCGGCCGCGTCGTGCAGCTGGAGAAGCTCGGCATGCTCTGGAACCTCTTCGACGCACGCTTCGACGAGGGCCTGGCAGCGGCCGCCGCCTGGGCCGCCGAATCCAGTGTCGGCCTGGCCGCCCCCGTGGACGCGGACCTCGACGGATACCCCGTCGGCCGCTGGCTCAAGAACCAGCGCGCGGCCGCCCGCCGAACGAAGGCGCCGCTCTCCGCCGAGCGCCGCACCGCCCTCGCGGAGATCGACCCGGACTGGTGCCCCGAGTGGAGCATCGACTGGCAGCGGGCTTTCCGCCTCGCCCGGCATCACGTAAGCACGGGCGGCTCGCTCGGGGCCGGCATCCTCGTCGAGGACGGCGAGGGCCTCGGCCGCTGGGCCGCCGCGCAACGCAAGGAATTCGGGATGCTGTCGGGGAAGCAGCAGACGATGCTCACCACGCTCGGCATCACGCCGGCCCCCGCCCCCGCCAAGCGGACCCGGGAGGAGATGTGGGCGCACAACCTGCGGGCGGCTGCCCAGTACCGCGCCCGTATCGGAACCCTCGACGTACCACGCAGTCACACCGAGGAGGTCGACGGCGAGGCCGTGCGGCTCGGGGCGTGGATCAGCCAGCAGCGGGCCAGGGCCGGGAAGTTGTCGGCACAGCGTGTCGAGGAGCTGTCGGCCCTGGGCATGCGCTGGTCGTAG
- a CDS encoding TniB family NTP-binding protein, with product MTHPSPGIAQENVDEAEFHLTTREGWRRFTAEQPTPPRLLTPAEHEALSGSEREIDYEVRLDHHARLMVVATSTVRHTVTCGRRLVLLNRHAISARRGLIVSGPAGTGKTIAITQLGRSHELLDRARNPHGADRIPVVYITVPPAATARMVAAEFARFLGLPVRRRSNITDLIEAVVGVCTTTRTGLVLVDELHNISLTSQNGADVADTLKYFSERIPATFIYAGINIEHSNLLSGTRGAQIAGRFTLLPTHAFPYGKEWQGLVATLESTLLLQRHRPGTLVGLDRYLHDRTGGMIGALSHAIRGAAIDAILTGTEKITKSSLEAVPLDHSAQSASAAKSTARR from the coding sequence GTGACCCATCCCAGCCCTGGCATTGCGCAGGAGAATGTGGACGAGGCCGAGTTTCACCTGACCACCCGTGAAGGCTGGCGCCGCTTCACCGCCGAACAGCCGACCCCTCCGCGGCTGCTGACCCCGGCCGAGCACGAGGCCCTGTCGGGCTCCGAGCGGGAGATCGACTACGAAGTCCGGCTCGATCACCACGCCCGGCTGATGGTGGTTGCGACCTCGACCGTCCGCCATACCGTGACCTGCGGGCGCCGCCTGGTGCTGCTGAACCGGCACGCGATCAGTGCTCGCCGCGGGCTGATCGTCTCCGGGCCTGCCGGGACGGGCAAGACCATCGCCATCACCCAACTCGGACGCTCCCACGAGCTCCTGGACCGCGCCCGCAACCCACACGGCGCCGACCGGATCCCGGTCGTCTACATCACTGTTCCGCCCGCTGCGACCGCCCGCATGGTCGCTGCCGAGTTCGCTCGCTTCCTCGGCCTCCCCGTCCGCCGGCGCTCGAACATCACCGACCTCATCGAGGCCGTCGTCGGCGTCTGCACCACCACCCGCACCGGCCTCGTCCTCGTCGACGAGCTGCACAACATCTCGCTGACCAGCCAAAACGGCGCCGATGTCGCCGACACGCTCAAGTACTTCTCTGAGCGCATCCCCGCGACCTTCATCTATGCCGGCATCAACATCGAGCACAGCAACTTGCTCTCCGGCACTCGCGGAGCCCAGATCGCCGGCCGCTTCACACTCCTCCCCACCCACGCCTTCCCTTACGGCAAGGAGTGGCAGGGCCTGGTCGCTACCCTGGAGAGCACCCTCCTCTTGCAGCGGCACCGTCCCGGCACGTTGGTCGGACTCGATCGCTACCTGCACGATCGCACCGGCGGCATGATCGGGGCTCTCTCCCACGCCATCCGCGGAGCTGCCATCGACGCGATCCTCACCGGCACCGAGAAGATCACGAAGTCCTCCCTCGAAGCGGTCCCCCTGGACCACTCGGCGCAGAGCGCTTCAGCGGCCAAGTCAACGGCCAGGCGATGA
- a CDS encoding Mu transposase C-terminal domain-containing protein, whose translation MGRLARTTGLGVGERVRFEGQVRMVLAFSGRSVHLSDLGREPRAVDLTVLFGDADFEVIDSPGRMPLPPVSLLETLPQSVLEKALWWEGHILEVLHGVPADAPLGTEPNPEYLLTRSLTMREGAKAAELTAAGHTVSASTVGKRRRRYETNGVLGLADHRSVRRTPRYGAVDEAVVTAMKQAVSEAVDASTRTGTFLLWRTGEILRNSEEGRTASLPSRSTLYRLLIKLTAGTHITGSAVTRRSRAHGASAPFSELPAFAPGEVMQIDSTPLDVLVRLDDSTSGKVELTGMIDVATRTVTAAVLRPTTKSVDASVLLARTVTPEVMRPGWIDALRMSRSVLPHQRLLSIDQRLEHAAARPVIVPEMIVCDHGKAFVSRNFLASCRFLEIDVQPAHKGSPFEKGHIEKMLNSVGTLFTQFLSGFTGRNTDRRGRHLDSKPLWSVLELQELLDEWLVAHWQNRQHDGLRDPSHPGRSFTPNEKYAALVEACGYVPVALSSDDYVELLPAVWRVVNDYGIKIKRRTYDSPELTPFRRQHSGVAAKKGLWEVHHDPYDVSRIWVRNHHADGQWIQATWKHLRRTPVPFGELAWDHASQGLPETTESEIADAVSALLARAHAGPGQPSRPKHTARERRVAARTRAAGPSTSIPQPTPAPPEKPEAGSGQDEALAEVIPLGLFDPLEDPWRRR comes from the coding sequence GTGGGACGGTTGGCACGAACGACGGGACTCGGGGTCGGTGAACGGGTGCGGTTCGAAGGCCAGGTCCGGATGGTCCTGGCCTTCTCGGGCCGCTCGGTCCATCTCTCGGACCTCGGCCGCGAGCCTCGGGCGGTTGACCTGACCGTGCTGTTCGGAGATGCGGATTTCGAGGTCATCGATAGTCCCGGTCGGATGCCCCTGCCACCGGTATCCCTGCTGGAGACACTGCCGCAGTCGGTGCTGGAGAAGGCCTTGTGGTGGGAGGGCCACATTCTGGAGGTCCTGCACGGGGTGCCGGCGGACGCCCCGCTGGGCACGGAGCCGAACCCGGAGTACCTCCTGACCCGGTCGCTCACTATGCGGGAAGGGGCCAAGGCCGCCGAGCTGACGGCCGCAGGACACACGGTGAGCGCGAGCACGGTCGGCAAGCGGCGTCGCCGCTACGAGACGAACGGGGTGCTCGGCCTGGCTGATCACCGTTCGGTCCGCAGGACACCCAGGTATGGAGCCGTGGACGAGGCGGTGGTCACGGCGATGAAGCAGGCAGTCAGCGAAGCAGTGGACGCCTCCACCCGCACGGGCACGTTCCTTTTGTGGCGGACCGGCGAGATTCTCAGGAACAGTGAGGAGGGTCGGACGGCCTCACTGCCGTCCCGCTCGACGCTCTACCGACTGCTCATCAAACTCACCGCGGGCACCCACATCACCGGCTCCGCCGTGACCCGCAGGTCACGGGCCCATGGGGCGTCAGCTCCGTTCAGCGAACTGCCGGCTTTCGCGCCTGGTGAGGTCATGCAGATCGACTCGACCCCGCTGGACGTGCTGGTCCGCCTCGACGACAGCACCTCGGGCAAGGTCGAGCTCACCGGCATGATCGATGTCGCAACGCGAACGGTGACCGCAGCCGTGCTGCGGCCCACCACAAAATCGGTGGATGCCAGCGTGTTGCTGGCCCGCACCGTCACGCCGGAGGTGATGAGACCCGGCTGGATCGACGCCCTGCGGATGTCGCGTTCGGTGCTGCCGCACCAGCGGTTGCTGAGTATCGACCAGCGTCTGGAGCACGCGGCTGCACGGCCGGTGATCGTGCCGGAGATGATCGTCTGTGATCACGGCAAGGCCTTCGTCTCCCGCAACTTCCTCGCCTCCTGCCGGTTCCTTGAGATCGACGTTCAGCCTGCTCACAAGGGTTCGCCCTTCGAGAAGGGCCACATCGAGAAGATGCTGAACTCCGTGGGCACTCTGTTCACTCAGTTCCTCTCGGGCTTCACGGGGCGCAACACCGATCGCCGCGGCCGTCACCTGGACAGCAAGCCGCTGTGGTCTGTGCTGGAGCTCCAGGAGTTGCTGGACGAGTGGCTCGTCGCCCACTGGCAGAACCGGCAGCATGATGGGCTGCGCGATCCGTCCCACCCGGGCAGGTCGTTCACGCCGAACGAGAAGTATGCGGCCCTCGTCGAGGCCTGCGGTTACGTTCCGGTCGCGCTCAGCAGTGACGACTACGTCGAACTCCTGCCGGCCGTCTGGCGGGTGGTCAACGACTACGGGATCAAGATCAAGCGCCGCACCTACGACAGCCCTGAGCTGACCCCGTTCCGGCGGCAGCACTCGGGGGTTGCAGCGAAGAAGGGGCTCTGGGAGGTCCATCACGACCCCTACGACGTGTCCCGAATCTGGGTACGCAACCATCACGCCGACGGACAGTGGATCCAGGCCACGTGGAAGCACCTGCGCCGGACCCCTGTCCCGTTCGGGGAGCTGGCCTGGGACCACGCCAGCCAAGGCCTGCCCGAGACCACGGAATCTGAGATTGCTGACGCGGTTTCCGCTCTCCTGGCCAGGGCCCATGCCGGACCCGGTCAGCCCTCCAGGCCGAAGCACACCGCGCGGGAGCGGCGGGTCGCCGCTCGCACACGCGCTGCGGGCCCCAGCACCTCCATTCCCCAGCCGACGCCAGCACCGCCCGAGAAGCCCGAAGCGGGCTCGGGTCAGGACGAGGCGCTCGCCGAGGTAATTCCTCTGGGCTTGTTTGATCCACTCGAAGACCCGTGGAGGCGAAGGTGA
- a CDS encoding TnsA-like heteromeric transposase endonuclease subunit, with product MAGELADTCVQSALDAFELRFYEGGVQVRRSLRVSWNACFERVDPVRAFHWSKGGGSYAGWHWSATTGGHVGYESWLERDRLILLDADPDVKGIASQPFWLHWHGGSRKRRHAPDYFVRLADGRCRVVDVRASDQIDETTADAFEATERACRAVGWEFVRVGVPDPVLMANMRWLSRYRRSRCGRRPELAERLVSIFQEPAPLLAGAARAGDLLLVLPVLFHLLWNRTLVTDVTSQLLAADSFVQAVRGE from the coding sequence ATGGCGGGAGAGCTTGCGGATACGTGCGTGCAGTCTGCGCTTGATGCGTTCGAGCTGCGCTTCTACGAGGGCGGCGTACAGGTTCGCCGCTCTTTGAGAGTCAGCTGGAACGCGTGCTTCGAGAGGGTAGATCCGGTGCGCGCGTTTCACTGGTCCAAGGGCGGTGGGAGCTACGCGGGGTGGCACTGGTCGGCGACAACTGGTGGCCACGTTGGGTACGAGTCGTGGCTGGAGCGGGACCGGTTGATCCTCCTCGATGCGGATCCGGACGTGAAAGGGATCGCCTCGCAACCGTTCTGGCTGCACTGGCATGGTGGCTCACGCAAGCGCCGGCATGCTCCGGACTACTTTGTGCGGCTCGCGGACGGCCGCTGCCGGGTCGTCGACGTCCGCGCCAGTGATCAGATAGACGAGACAACCGCCGATGCCTTCGAGGCAACAGAGCGGGCATGTCGGGCGGTGGGCTGGGAGTTCGTACGTGTCGGTGTGCCGGATCCCGTGCTGATGGCGAACATGCGATGGCTGTCGCGCTACCGCAGGAGCCGGTGCGGTCGTCGGCCCGAGCTCGCTGAACGGCTGGTCAGCATCTTTCAGGAGCCGGCTCCACTGCTGGCGGGGGCCGCGCGGGCAGGTGATCTGCTCTTGGTGCTGCCGGTGTTGTTTCACCTGTTGTGGAACCGCACGCTGGTGACGGATGTGACTTCTCAGCTTCTGGCAGCTGACAGCTTCGTGCAGGCCGTGAGGGGGGAGTAG
- the ltrA gene encoding group II intron reverse transcriptase/maturase — translation MATRLSPEAANGPSNVNGRSPRSEWAKAEENVRRLRQRIFRAAQEGDLKKVRNLQKLMLRSHSNLAVSVRRVTQKSHGKRTAGIDGETALTALERRRLTKELTSDRGLDAKPVKRVYIPKSSGKMRPLGIPVIRDRVNQARAKNALEPEWEARFEARSYGFRPGRSCHDAISTIHTVTSGKRTKRLWVLDADLAAAFDRIDHERLLAAIGSFPGREMIRRWLRAGVMENQKLTATDEGTPQGGVISPLLLNIALHGMTEAAGATERVTRTDPTAPTLIRYADDFVALCVTKEEALMVKERLSKWLEPKGLAFNEEKTRVVHLSEGFDFLGFNIQRMRNGKVIIRPSRDAVKRLIRTLKERIRSMDGWETIALIGKLNPTIRGWATYYRGVVSSNIFATLDSYVFQRLWMWAMRRHRNKGRLWRIAHYWGEFNLHRRDRWVFGDRKTGAYLIKFSWTKIVRHKLVTGRASKDDPSLSAYWASRSRRRKHPDADGKRNIGLAVRQKGLCPRCGLDLIEGAEFEPQDVREWVQWFSASAKQLHVHHIVYRRDGGSNDRLNLELIHADCHRELHARGNRRTPIARASQPA, via the coding sequence ATGGCAACTCGACTGTCGCCAGAGGCGGCGAACGGACCCTCGAACGTGAACGGCCGGTCACCCAGATCCGAATGGGCGAAGGCCGAGGAGAACGTAAGGCGACTTCGACAGCGCATCTTTAGAGCCGCGCAAGAAGGTGACCTCAAGAAGGTACGAAACCTTCAAAAGCTCATGCTGCGTTCGCACTCAAACCTCGCCGTAAGTGTGCGGCGAGTGACGCAGAAGAGCCATGGGAAGAGGACGGCGGGCATTGATGGCGAGACCGCTCTTACCGCTTTGGAACGACGGCGCCTCACCAAGGAGCTCACTTCCGACAGGGGTCTCGATGCCAAGCCCGTCAAGCGTGTATACATTCCGAAGTCAAGCGGCAAAATGCGCCCTCTAGGAATCCCGGTTATCAGGGATCGAGTGAACCAGGCCAGAGCGAAGAATGCCCTGGAACCTGAGTGGGAGGCTCGCTTCGAAGCGAGAAGCTACGGCTTCCGCCCAGGGCGGAGTTGCCACGACGCCATCAGTACCATCCACACAGTCACCTCGGGAAAACGTACGAAACGGCTGTGGGTACTGGACGCGGACCTGGCAGCGGCCTTTGACCGCATTGATCATGAACGCCTCCTTGCGGCCATCGGATCGTTCCCCGGACGGGAAATGATCCGCCGATGGTTGAGAGCCGGAGTGATGGAGAACCAGAAGCTAACGGCAACCGATGAGGGGACGCCCCAAGGAGGTGTGATCAGTCCCCTTCTCCTGAACATCGCTCTACACGGAATGACAGAAGCGGCAGGAGCAACGGAAAGGGTAACTCGTACCGATCCGACTGCCCCAACTTTGATTCGGTACGCTGACGACTTCGTCGCGCTCTGTGTGACGAAGGAAGAAGCACTAATGGTGAAAGAACGCCTTTCCAAGTGGCTTGAGCCCAAGGGTCTGGCCTTTAATGAGGAAAAGACCCGAGTGGTCCACCTCAGTGAAGGATTCGACTTCCTCGGGTTCAACATCCAGCGCATGCGCAACGGGAAGGTGATCATTCGGCCGAGTCGAGACGCCGTTAAACGACTCATCCGGACTCTCAAGGAACGCATCCGAAGTATGGACGGTTGGGAGACCATAGCCCTAATCGGCAAGCTCAACCCAACTATCCGAGGATGGGCTACCTACTACCGGGGAGTCGTCTCCAGTAACATCTTCGCAACGCTGGATTCCTACGTTTTCCAGCGACTCTGGATGTGGGCCATGCGAAGACACCGAAATAAGGGGCGACTATGGAGGATCGCCCACTATTGGGGGGAATTCAACCTTCACAGGCGAGACAGATGGGTATTCGGCGATCGCAAGACCGGCGCATACCTCATCAAGTTCAGTTGGACCAAAATTGTAAGACATAAGCTGGTCACGGGCCGGGCCTCCAAGGACGACCCGAGTTTGTCTGCATACTGGGCCAGCAGATCCCGACGTCGCAAACATCCTGATGCTGACGGAAAGCGAAACATCGGGCTGGCGGTGCGGCAGAAGGGACTCTGCCCGAGGTGTGGGCTGGACCTGATCGAAGGCGCCGAGTTCGAACCGCAGGACGTACGTGAGTGGGTCCAATGGTTCTCAGCCTCGGCGAAACAACTACACGTGCACCACATCGTGTACCGACGTGACGGCGGCTCAAACGACAGGTTGAATCTGGAGCTGATTCACGCAGACTGCCATCGGGAACTCCACGCCCGGGGCAACCGTAGGACACCTATTGCGCGGGCCTCGCAGCCCGCTTGA
- a CDS encoding ParA family protein — MSTQGTPVDREKVVSKLPASMRQDLKVRAAMVGCDIQDAVLEGLNIWMAADGPRSPVPTTGSVPFATFLPQGTWDQVRAVCGASGITLVQGLAQAVRAWLLAHPADSARAATDIPQRKVVCNQKGGVGKTAVSAGIAQAYAEQGKRVLLVDYDPQGHLTDQLGLEPIPVDKDRDSLAKHMVNTNDGPISDLLVTMPQTHFGGRLVVLPASQDGFLLDTMLALSKLRTKEPALERVLRPLEPDFDVVVIDCPPSLGTSMDAALYYGRRRDGEAVGVSGVVVPVQAEDSSATAFTMLSEQIESLAEDLALDLEYLGIVVNLYESRRGFVATSSLDQWERMEDPPLLAVIGDLKEQREAARAKQPLLSYAPDSEQAETMRTIARRIS; from the coding sequence ATGAGCACTCAAGGCACCCCTGTAGACCGGGAGAAAGTAGTCTCCAAACTGCCAGCCTCCATGCGGCAAGACCTCAAGGTCCGTGCTGCGATGGTCGGATGCGACATCCAGGACGCAGTGCTGGAGGGACTCAACATCTGGATGGCAGCCGACGGCCCCCGCTCACCGGTACCCACCACGGGATCAGTCCCCTTCGCCACTTTTCTGCCACAGGGAACCTGGGACCAGGTCCGCGCTGTGTGTGGAGCGTCCGGCATCACCCTGGTCCAGGGGTTGGCACAGGCAGTTCGCGCGTGGCTTCTCGCCCACCCCGCCGACTCGGCGCGAGCAGCCACCGACATCCCCCAACGAAAGGTCGTCTGCAACCAGAAGGGCGGCGTTGGGAAGACTGCTGTCTCAGCAGGAATCGCTCAGGCCTACGCCGAGCAAGGAAAGCGCGTTCTGCTGGTCGACTACGACCCGCAGGGGCACCTCACCGATCAGCTTGGCCTCGAACCCATTCCCGTGGACAAGGACCGCGACAGCCTCGCGAAGCACATGGTGAACACCAACGACGGCCCCATCTCGGACCTGTTGGTCACCATGCCGCAGACGCACTTCGGCGGCAGGCTCGTCGTTCTGCCCGCCAGTCAGGACGGATTCCTCCTCGACACCATGCTCGCGCTGTCGAAGCTGCGCACGAAGGAACCGGCACTGGAGCGCGTACTTCGTCCCTTGGAGCCTGACTTCGACGTGGTGGTGATCGACTGTCCCCCAAGCCTCGGAACGAGCATGGACGCGGCCCTGTACTACGGCCGTCGACGCGACGGTGAAGCCGTCGGTGTGTCAGGGGTCGTCGTACCGGTGCAGGCTGAAGACAGCTCCGCCACCGCCTTCACCATGCTGAGCGAGCAGATCGAATCGCTGGCGGAGGACCTTGCTCTAGACCTGGAGTACCTGGGAATCGTGGTCAACCTCTACGAAAGCCGCCGCGGCTTCGTCGCGACCTCCTCGCTCGATCAGTGGGAACGGATGGAGGACCCGCCCCTCCTCGCGGTCATCGGAGACCTCAAGGAACAGCGTGAAGCGGCCCGCGCCAAGCAACCCCTGCTCTCGTACGCCCCAGACAGTGAACAAGCGGAAACGATGCGCACCATCGCCAGGAGGATCTCGTGA
- a CDS encoding ParB/RepB/Spo0J family partition protein has translation MTSKSEQIGEGTAFRRAGVARSTRRNLIDNVTGDGVPTSLPLDQVCANPDNPRDGLTDLDSLAASLTHTGQVAAITVASVDAYLRDRPTREPEIPAGATHVVVDGNRRLAAARIAGLPQIKVFVDDALATTDKALLEASFVANCQREAMTDLEEAQALKNLVEFHGSQHETARRIGRSQGYISQRLSLLELTPELQADLEGGRRLLRHVRGLAKVAPEEQRRVADQRAEAERLERAQRKPRIPAPAEAGDYPVISGGASPAALKPTAPAASATASTPGETATDYPVITPDGSALVFESIRNALVQGVDLQALARALRSHMKRDARLALAEMLIDD, from the coding sequence GTGACCAGCAAGAGCGAACAGATCGGGGAGGGCACGGCCTTCCGGCGAGCCGGCGTCGCACGTAGTACACGTCGGAATCTGATCGACAACGTCACCGGCGACGGGGTCCCGACGTCACTCCCCCTCGATCAAGTGTGCGCCAACCCGGACAACCCCCGTGACGGGCTGACGGACCTCGACAGTCTGGCTGCCAGTCTGACCCACACCGGACAGGTCGCGGCGATCACCGTGGCCAGTGTCGATGCCTACCTGCGTGACCGTCCTACACGCGAGCCTGAGATTCCTGCCGGAGCCACTCACGTCGTCGTCGATGGAAACCGACGCCTGGCCGCAGCCCGAATCGCGGGGCTCCCGCAGATCAAGGTCTTCGTCGACGACGCCTTGGCGACGACGGACAAGGCGCTCCTCGAAGCCAGCTTCGTCGCCAACTGCCAACGAGAGGCGATGACCGATCTGGAAGAGGCCCAGGCTCTCAAGAACCTGGTGGAGTTTCACGGCTCACAGCACGAGACGGCGCGACGGATCGGCAGGTCGCAGGGGTACATCTCGCAGAGGCTGTCGCTCCTGGAACTCACACCTGAGCTTCAGGCCGACTTGGAAGGGGGGCGCCGGTTGCTGCGGCATGTCCGGGGTCTCGCGAAGGTGGCACCTGAGGAACAGCGTCGGGTCGCCGACCAGCGCGCCGAAGCCGAGCGTTTGGAGAGGGCCCAGCGGAAGCCCCGCATCCCCGCGCCTGCCGAGGCAGGCGATTACCCGGTAATCAGTGGCGGGGCTTCGCCGGCGGCCCTGAAGCCCACTGCACCGGCCGCTTCGGCAACTGCATCGACCCCGGGGGAGACGGCCACTGATTACCCGGTAATCACGCCGGACGGCTCGGCCCTCGTCTTTGAAAGCATCCGGAACGCCCTGGTCCAAGGCGTCGATCTTCAGGCTCTTGCACGTGCACTCCGTTCACACATGAAACGCGACGCCCGTCTCGCGCTGGCAGAAATGCTCATCGATGACTGA